The Streptomyces sp. YIM 121038 genome includes a window with the following:
- a CDS encoding alpha-ketoacid dehydrogenase subunit alpha/beta → MTSERHLAQAAPWTEVTATAADWDAADPALLTTVYGQLVLIRAFEEYVLQLADAGLVHGPAHSSVGQEGGAVGSVLALRDGDTVNGSHRGHHQFLAKALHHVEPQGFDPRAEVSEEVRTMLLRTLAEICGLDRGFSHGRGGSMHLRWREAGALGTNAIVGGGVPLAAGSAWAHRRAGTDAVAVTYFGDGAINIGSTLETFNLAAAWRLPLCFFVENNQYAVATSVAEATGEPRLSARGPGFGIASWKTDGMDPLAVHLTMRAALAHLRAGLGPALVEVDVYRYFHQNGALPGSAFGYRGKEEERAWRERDPVELMARQLEWLGLFTADEVAGCGKRAAELMAGLGAELLEPAPGGRAGQRRIRPSEWPDAAFADVGVRGDLSEFDGARYAEAGTFAGRLTETRFVDAVARVMARRMETDPSVVVLGEDVHRLKGGTNGATRGLAEAFPDRVLATPICENAFTGTAGGIALDGRFTPVVELMYADFMWVAADQLFNQIGKVRHMFGGATPVPLVLRSKVAIGTGYGAQHSMDPAGVLATAPGWRVVAPSTPFDYVGLMNSALRCQDPVVVLEHVDLYRSRGPAPVDDWDYCLPVGKAAVRRAGERVTVLTYLAMTEPVLRAVDRTGVDAEVVDLRWLDRASVDWDTIGGSVRRTGVVLVAEQGAAGTSYGGWLADEIQRRFFDWLDHPVERLTGGEASPAISEVLERAALAGEAEVAAKLTEMTEATEMAEVSDVPETTER, encoded by the coding sequence ATGACCAGTGAACGCCACCTGGCACAAGCGGCACCCTGGACCGAGGTCACCGCGACCGCCGCCGACTGGGACGCCGCCGACCCGGCGCTGCTCACCACGGTCTACGGGCAGCTCGTCCTGATCCGCGCCTTCGAAGAGTACGTCCTTCAGCTCGCGGACGCCGGGCTCGTGCACGGGCCCGCCCACTCCAGCGTCGGCCAGGAGGGCGGCGCCGTCGGCTCCGTCCTCGCGCTCCGTGACGGGGACACCGTGAACGGCTCGCACCGGGGCCACCACCAGTTCCTGGCGAAGGCCCTGCACCACGTCGAGCCCCAGGGCTTCGATCCCCGCGCGGAGGTCTCCGAGGAAGTGCGGACCATGCTCCTGCGCACCCTCGCGGAGATCTGCGGCCTGGACCGGGGGTTCAGCCACGGGCGCGGCGGCTCCATGCATCTGCGCTGGCGGGAGGCGGGGGCGCTGGGCACCAACGCCATCGTCGGCGGGGGCGTGCCGCTCGCCGCCGGATCGGCGTGGGCGCACCGGCGGGCGGGCACCGACGCCGTCGCGGTGACGTACTTCGGGGACGGCGCGATCAACATCGGCTCGACTCTGGAGACGTTCAACCTCGCCGCGGCGTGGCGGCTTCCGCTGTGCTTCTTCGTCGAGAACAACCAGTACGCGGTGGCCACCTCCGTGGCGGAGGCCACGGGTGAACCGCGCCTGTCCGCGCGCGGCCCCGGCTTCGGCATCGCGAGCTGGAAGACCGACGGCATGGACCCGCTCGCCGTGCATCTGACGATGCGGGCGGCGCTCGCGCATCTGCGGGCCGGGCTCGGCCCGGCCCTGGTGGAGGTGGACGTGTACCGCTACTTCCACCAGAACGGGGCACTGCCGGGCAGCGCGTTCGGCTACCGCGGCAAGGAGGAGGAGCGCGCCTGGCGCGAGCGGGATCCGGTGGAGCTGATGGCCCGTCAGCTGGAGTGGCTCGGCCTCTTCACTGCCGACGAGGTGGCCGGGTGCGGCAAGCGGGCGGCGGAGCTGATGGCGGGCCTCGGTGCGGAGTTGCTCGAACCGGCGCCCGGCGGCCGTGCCGGGCAGCGGCGGATCCGGCCCTCGGAGTGGCCCGACGCGGCCTTCGCCGACGTGGGCGTGCGCGGGGACCTGTCGGAGTTCGACGGCGCCCGGTACGCGGAGGCCGGCACGTTCGCCGGGCGGCTCACCGAGACCCGGTTCGTCGACGCGGTCGCGCGGGTCATGGCCCGCCGCATGGAGACCGATCCTTCGGTGGTGGTGCTCGGCGAGGACGTGCACCGGCTCAAGGGCGGCACCAACGGCGCGACGCGCGGGCTCGCCGAGGCCTTTCCCGACCGGGTGCTCGCCACCCCGATCTGCGAGAACGCCTTCACCGGCACGGCGGGCGGCATCGCGCTCGACGGGCGTTTCACCCCGGTCGTGGAGCTGATGTACGCCGACTTCATGTGGGTCGCCGCCGACCAGCTCTTCAACCAGATCGGCAAGGTCCGGCACATGTTCGGCGGCGCCACGCCCGTGCCCCTCGTGCTGCGCAGCAAGGTCGCCATCGGCACCGGCTACGGCGCGCAGCACTCCATGGACCCGGCGGGCGTCCTCGCCACCGCGCCCGGCTGGCGAGTGGTCGCGCCGTCCACTCCGTTCGACTACGTGGGCCTGATGAACAGCGCCCTGCGCTGCCAGGATCCGGTGGTCGTCCTGGAACACGTCGACCTGTACCGGAGCCGGGGCCCGGCGCCCGTCGACGACTGGGACTACTGCCTGCCCGTCGGCAAGGCCGCCGTCCGCCGTGCGGGCGAACGCGTGACCGTCCTGACGTACCTCGCGATGACCGAGCCGGTGCTGCGGGCCGTGGACCGGACGGGAGTGGACGCCGAGGTGGTGGACCTGCGCTGGCTGGACCGGGCGAGCGTCGACTGGGACACCATCGGCGGGAGCGTCCGCAGGACCGGGGTCGTCCTCGTGGCCGAGCAGGGCGCCGCGGGCACCTCGTACGGGGGCTGGCTGGCCGACGAGATCCAGCGCCGCTTCTTCGACTGGCTCGACCACCCCGTCGAGCGGCTCACCGGCGGCGAGGCGTCCCCCGCGATCAGCGAGGTCCTGGAGCGGGCGGCGCTCGCGGGCGAGGCCGAAGTGGCCGCGAAACTCACCGAGATGACCGAGGCGACCGAGATGGCCGAGGTATCCGACGTGCCCGAGACGACGGAGCGCTGA
- a CDS encoding VOC family protein gives MSEGIPGLARLDHIGFTVPDLDEARAFLVDVLGCAYLYSLGPFRDDDGDWMARHLNVDPRAVMRELHFFGCGGQAVFEVFAYEAPDRCARVPRNSDMGGHHVALYVDDLDAAVEYLRAMGVRVLGGPTVSRGPSEGQRWVYFLAPWGMQFELVSYPGGKAYTRMRHGS, from the coding sequence ATGAGCGAGGGTATTCCGGGCCTGGCCCGCCTCGACCACATCGGCTTCACTGTCCCCGACCTCGACGAGGCCCGAGCGTTCCTCGTCGACGTCCTCGGGTGTGCGTACCTGTACTCGCTCGGGCCTTTCCGCGACGACGACGGCGACTGGATGGCCCGGCACCTGAACGTCGACCCGCGGGCCGTCATGCGGGAGCTGCACTTCTTCGGCTGCGGCGGTCAGGCGGTCTTCGAGGTGTTCGCTTACGAGGCGCCCGACCGCTGTGCGCGGGTGCCCCGCAACAGCGACATGGGCGGTCACCATGTGGCGCTGTACGTGGACGACCTGGACGCGGCCGTGGAGTATCTGCGGGCCATGGGCGTGCGGGTGCTCGGCGGGCCGACGGTCAGCCGGGGGCCCAGCGAGGGGCAGCGCTGGGTGTACTTCCTCGCGCCGTGGGGGATGCAGTTCGAGCTGGTCTCCTATCCCGGCGGCAAGGCCTACACCCGTATGCGACACGGGAGTTGA
- a CDS encoding NAD-dependent succinate-semialdehyde dehydrogenase encodes MGTPGLTGAGTGTRGATATRTGRHALHTDLHIGGHATATDARFPVCDPATGTVIAEVADGTADDAVRAVAAAHEAGTRWAATSPRRRSELLLAAFGLLQDRAEELAALITRESGKALSDARAEVRYAAEFFRWYAEEAVRAAGSLVPAPAGGHRILVQHRPVGVCALVTPWNFPAAMATRKLAPALAAGCTAVLKPASDAPLTALCVAALLERAGVPPGVVNVVPSRRPGEVVGALLRDPRVRKLSFTGSTEVGRLLLREAAEGVLNVSMELGGNAPFLVFADADLDAAVAGAVLAKTRNAGQACTAANRFYVQAPVAGEFGRRLATRMAALTVGPGHAEGTDIGPLINAAAVAKADRLVASAVASGARALTGGARPSGPGCFYPPTVLADVPPGAPILAEEIFAPVAPIVPFDREEEAVRHANATDMGLVSYVYTGDLARALRLTGLLEAGMVGVNRGLVSEPAAPFGGVKQSGIGREGGHDGLLDYLETQYTAVDW; translated from the coding sequence ATGGGCACACCCGGGCTCACCGGAGCCGGCACCGGCACGCGTGGGGCCACCGCCACGCGCACCGGCCGCCACGCCCTCCACACCGACCTGCACATCGGCGGCCACGCGACCGCCACCGACGCCCGCTTCCCCGTGTGCGATCCCGCCACCGGCACCGTGATCGCCGAGGTCGCCGACGGCACCGCCGACGACGCCGTGCGGGCGGTGGCCGCGGCGCACGAGGCGGGGACGCGCTGGGCCGCCACGTCCCCGCGCCGCCGGTCCGAACTCCTCCTGGCCGCCTTCGGCCTGCTCCAGGACCGGGCGGAGGAGCTCGCCGCGCTGATCACCAGGGAGAGCGGCAAGGCCCTGTCCGATGCGCGCGCCGAGGTGCGCTACGCCGCCGAATTCTTCCGCTGGTACGCCGAGGAGGCCGTCCGCGCCGCCGGGTCGCTCGTGCCCGCGCCGGCCGGCGGTCACCGGATCCTCGTCCAGCACCGGCCCGTCGGCGTCTGCGCGCTCGTCACGCCGTGGAACTTCCCCGCCGCCATGGCCACCCGCAAGCTCGCGCCCGCGCTCGCCGCGGGCTGCACCGCGGTCCTGAAACCGGCGAGCGACGCCCCGTTGACCGCCCTGTGCGTCGCCGCGCTCCTGGAGCGGGCCGGGGTACCGCCGGGTGTGGTCAACGTCGTGCCGTCCCGCAGGCCGGGCGAGGTGGTCGGGGCCCTGCTGCGCGACCCTCGGGTGCGCAAACTGTCCTTCACCGGCTCGACCGAGGTGGGCCGCCTGCTGCTGCGCGAGGCGGCGGAGGGGGTCCTCAACGTCTCGATGGAGCTGGGCGGCAACGCGCCGTTCCTGGTCTTCGCGGACGCCGACCTCGACGCCGCCGTCGCCGGGGCGGTGCTCGCGAAGACACGCAACGCCGGGCAGGCCTGCACGGCCGCCAACCGGTTCTACGTCCAGGCTCCCGTGGCCGGGGAGTTCGGCCGCCGCCTGGCCACGCGCATGGCCGCGCTCACCGTGGGCCCTGGCCACGCCGAAGGCACCGACATCGGGCCGCTGATCAACGCGGCGGCCGTCGCCAAGGCCGACCGGCTCGTGGCGTCCGCGGTGGCGAGCGGCGCCCGGGCCCTGACGGGCGGGGCCCGCCCGTCAGGGCCCGGCTGTTTCTACCCGCCGACCGTCCTCGCGGACGTGCCGCCCGGCGCCCCGATCCTTGCCGAGGAGATCTTCGCTCCGGTCGCGCCGATCGTGCCGTTCGACCGCGAGGAGGAGGCGGTGCGGCACGCCAACGCCACCGACATGGGCCTGGTGTCGTACGTGTACACCGGTGACCTGGCCCGGGCCCTGCGCCTGACCGGGCTCCTGGAGGCGGGCATGGTCGGCGTGAACCGGGGTCTGGTGAGCGAGCCAGCGGCGCCCTTCGGCGGGGTCAAGCAGAGCGGCATCGGCCGGGAGGGCGGGCACGACGGGCTGCTCGACTACCTGGAGACGCAGTACACCGCCGTCGACTGGTGA